AGTttaaagtagatattattaGCTATTCTCACTTTacataaattctttaaataaggTCATGATCGGTTTTGATCGGATGCGGGGAATATTTTTAGTCTATTtcgatgttaattttattatcaaaatatataaattcaaCTTCGACACattttgttacaaacaaaattttttGAATAtctaaaactttgatttttatgttatgcttgttctgtttcgaaattcgaattgattcgatttatttttatcagtggcctgttttttttaattatcgatgtataaatacttttttctcaGTTTTTAGTTTAGGAATACTCTGAAATGAGTTGTTGTCTAAAAAGTACTTACTCAAAATCGTATTTGTCTTCCTTGTAGTTGTGGTTTTGCTTGATGATCTTAATGCCGTTGTTCTTGTAGTATCCAGGCTTGTAGAAGGGGTTGTCTTCACCGGAGTACTGGACCAGCCTGTATTGATCCACTGATGCCTCACTTATGTAAGGCTCGTAGTCATGAGCGTAAGGTCCATAGCCTCCGTCGTAAGGGTTGTCGATATGGATGTAGGGGTTCGGAATGTGAATGTATTTCCCTTCGTCGCTAGGGATGTATCTgtaaaagaagtatttattaagttttgtttttttttcttcttcattgCCAGTATTAGGTACGTTTAAGGATATATTTTCcttgagaaaaataattagaGAAACTCcaataaattttgtacaaaCTCCGAAACaacaatcttttaaataaaaactttaatcgGGTAGTTTCGAGAATTATTTAAACTCTAAATCTGTTCTACTTTAAGTTAAAATCTGGCGTGTTCCAGCTTCGTCGGCATTTTTATAAGTTCCGTTGTTGTTCCGGGGTTAAGTAGACTTAGTCTAGTAGGACTTTCAGGTTTGCCCCGTTTTAAAACTTCTTAAAGTTTAACTAGAATGGGAGAATTTATTTCACCAGTATATTAAGGGGAATGCAAAACATAGTCACTGGCATTTAAACCAAGCTTAGAAATGTTACGCAGTTATCTTGATTTCTCTAACCGTGTTGAAGTTCtaagtaaatttatattaaccTGTTGCATTGACATTTACTTACTTGCCATTGTCTCCATATTTGTAGGGGTTCCATCTGCC
This sequence is a window from Trichoplusia ni isolate ovarian cell line Hi5 chromosome 8, tn1, whole genome shotgun sequence. Protein-coding genes within it:
- the LOC113496929 gene encoding endocuticle structural glycoprotein SgAbd-2-like — translated: MLSFKFVVVICVAAVAASPIEDGRWNPYKYGDNGKYIPSDEGKYIHIPNPYIHIDNPYDGGYGPYAHDYEPYISEASVDQYRLVQYSGEDNPFYKPGYYKNNGIKIIKQNHNYKEDKYDFDFETENKIRAEEKAVLKNPNTIDEGIASQGFYEYIGPDGFMYRVDYTADEKGFRPTVKRLATPYSGKWIYEKVN